Below is a window of Aerococcus viridans DNA.
ATGATTGAGGCTTTACGTCAAACCAAAGACCAAGAAGAAATTGCGATAATTCAACGTGCATGTGAAATTGCTGATGCAGCTTTCGACCATATCTTAGGTTTCATACAAGTTGGTATGACTGAAATCCAAGTTGCAAATGAATTAGATTTCTTTATGAGAAGCCAAGGGGCGAGCGGTGTTTCTTTTGAAACAATTGTTGCATCTGGCTACCGGTCTGCAATGCCACATGGTGTGGCCTCTGATAAAGTGATTGAAGCGGGCGATATCGTGACTATGGACTATGGTTGCTACTATAAGGGTTACGTTTCTGACATCACAAGAACCATTGCAGTTGGTGAACCGTCAAGTAAGATGAAAGAAATCTATGATATTGTTTTCCAAGCGAACCAACTAGTGAATGAGCAAGCAAAAGCTGGCATGACTGGTGAAGAAATGGATGCTATCGCACGTGACTTTATTGCTAGCTATGGTTACGGTGATGACTTTGGCCACTCACTTGGACATTCTATTGGTTTAGATATTCATGAGTCACCAAATGCAAGTATGCATAATAAACAACCACTAAAAGAGTACACGGTTATTACAAATGAGCCTGGCATCTACCTGGAAGGTATTGGCGGGGTTCGTATTGAAGATGACATCATCTTGACAGAAGATGGGAATAAAGTTCTGACACATGCTCCTCGTCACTTGATTATCGTGTGATTTTACGTAGATGATTGAATGCATCCGACTTTTTGAGCCAGGATGCATTTTAATGTGTTATAATTTTGGTATGATTAAATTTTTAGGAGATGTATATATGATTACAACAAACGATTTTAAAACAGGCTTAACTATTCAAGATAATGGTAACTTATACCGTGTTGTAGAATTCCAACACGTTAAACCAGGTAAAGGGTCTGCTTTCGTGCGTTCAAAATTAAAAAACTTACGTACAGGTGCATTATTAGATAAGACCTGGCGTGCAGGTGAAAAAGTAGAAACTGCTCATATCGAAAACCGTGACATGCAATACTTATACGCTGATGGCGATACTCACGTCTTTATGGATAATGAAACGTATGAACAAACTGAAATTCCAGCAAACCAAATTCAAGACGAATTAAAATTTATGTTAGAAAATATGGAAGTTAAAATCATCACTTTTGGTGCTGAAGTATTAGGTGTTGAATTACCTAAAACAGTTGAATTAGTTGTTAAAGAAACAGAACCTGGTATCAAAGGTGATACTGCTTCAGGTGGTTCTAAACCTGCTACTATGGAAACTGGTGTAGTTATTAACGTTCCATTCTTTGTTAACGCTGGTGACAAATTAGTAATCAATACTTCTAACGGTGGAGAGTACATTTCACGCGCGTAATTTGAGATAAGGAGTGAACGACAATGGCTGATAAAATTGAAGCATACAAGCATAATCAAGTGCAAGCTACCGGTGCAATTGAAATTGCTCCTCAAGTAATCGAAAATATTGCTGCAACGACTGCCTTGCAAATTAAAGGTGTTCGAGCGATTAAACGTGCTAACAAGACAATTCAAGATGTTTTCCAACGCGATGCCGGAGTAATTCTTTATCAAAATAATCGAAATGAAATGGTATTAGACCTGTCTGTAGAATTATATTTTGGAACTGCTGTAATTGCAGTTGCACAAAATATTCAATCACAGGTAATTGACCAAGTGAAGTACATGACAGATATTACGATTGATGTCGTAAACGTTCATGTGACAAACTTGTATATGGAAAAAGCAAGCAAATAAATCGTATTAAGGGGAACAAGTATGAAATTAGGGTTATCACAAATTAGAGAGCTCGCTGTATTAATATCTTATGAGCAAGAGTTCAATCCACAACTTTCTTTGGAAAGTGCCTTCAATCATATCTTACAAAACCACAAGAAATTGGGTCAAAAGGTAAATTTTGAGGAATTAACTGAAGAAGAATTTATTGAGTATGAAAATCATGCAATCAAGTTGAAGGATAGTATTGAGAATTTTTCAGCTAAAAATCATTTTGATAAATTACCGGATGTTACTGAGGATGTGACTGTTCCCGCTTATTTACGTACATTAGTAGAAGGTGTTAAAACGAATCGCTTTGAGATTGACCAAATGATTGATAAACATATCCACGGGAATTGGTCAGTGCAACGACTAGAATTAGTGAATCTACAAATTCTACGAGTGGCAGTGTTCGAGTTACTATTTACCGATGAAGAGACGGTTCCTCGTGTAGTAGCGGTTAATGAAGCGATTGAATTAGCTAAATTATATTCGGACGACCGTGCACGTAAATTTATTAATGGAATCTTATCAAACGTCTTAGCTGAATTAAAAGCCAATGCCGATGTTAAACCAGTAGAAACTGTGGGCATTGATATTATTGAAGAAAGCGAAACAGACTTAGGTAGTGAACAGTCAGCTGAATAATCGGGTTCTTTTACAAATAGTGTTGGTAAATAATTTCAA
It encodes the following:
- a CDS encoding Asp23/Gls24 family envelope stress response protein is translated as MADKIEAYKHNQVQATGAIEIAPQVIENIAATTALQIKGVRAIKRANKTIQDVFQRDAGVILYQNNRNEMVLDLSVELYFGTAVIAVAQNIQSQVIDQVKYMTDITIDVVNVHVTNLYMEKASK
- a CDS encoding M24 family metallopeptidase, translating into MEKRISALQESMAAEGINAYYVTDPFNLRYISGFTGTSGTALITANNAYFITDFRYREQAKAQCAGYEIIIAGGSAAHTSPLRFVQSVVANENIGQLGYEEEYMTVAKFDELEDIVSARLIPASGMIEALRQTKDQEEIAIIQRACEIADAAFDHILGFIQVGMTEIQVANELDFFMRSQGASGVSFETIVASGYRSAMPHGVASDKVIEAGDIVTMDYGCYYKGYVSDITRTIAVGEPSSKMKEIYDIVFQANQLVNEQAKAGMTGEEMDAIARDFIASYGYGDDFGHSLGHSIGLDIHESPNASMHNKQPLKEYTVITNEPGIYLEGIGGVRIEDDIILTEDGNKVLTHAPRHLIIV
- the nusB gene encoding transcription antitermination factor NusB, producing the protein MKLGLSQIRELAVLISYEQEFNPQLSLESAFNHILQNHKKLGQKVNFEELTEEEFIEYENHAIKLKDSIENFSAKNHFDKLPDVTEDVTVPAYLRTLVEGVKTNRFEIDQMIDKHIHGNWSVQRLELVNLQILRVAVFELLFTDEETVPRVVAVNEAIELAKLYSDDRARKFINGILSNVLAELKANADVKPVETVGIDIIEESETDLGSEQSAE
- the efp gene encoding elongation factor P, producing MITTNDFKTGLTIQDNGNLYRVVEFQHVKPGKGSAFVRSKLKNLRTGALLDKTWRAGEKVETAHIENRDMQYLYADGDTHVFMDNETYEQTEIPANQIQDELKFMLENMEVKIITFGAEVLGVELPKTVELVVKETEPGIKGDTASGGSKPATMETGVVINVPFFVNAGDKLVINTSNGGEYISRA